The Leptodactylus fuscus isolate aLepFus1 chromosome 3, aLepFus1.hap2, whole genome shotgun sequence genome has a segment encoding these proteins:
- the ATRAID gene encoding all-trans retinoic acid-induced differentiation factor has protein sequence MAAAAALVCLFFLMSGSLGAAQPICTSCPGQMTNVSEVGRRCAATPGARVVAHCCVTGEDTITGLDLHNCSISHLDSALNLTAALTAIDLSENPLLDLPQDMFLGLTGLEYIALPPNISCPGGDGVWRSVHNISGVHICQDQKDGCNSTGEPASLCPENSFCAPAGPGYTQCLCAPGFSGYKCLREGSFPTLMFFGILASVTLSLSILLWCTQRKKVKNQ, from the exons atggcggcggcggcggctctTGTGTGTTTGTTCTTCCTTATGAGCGGATCGCTGGGCGCGGCACAG CCTATCTGCACGTCATGTCCTGGACAGATGACAAACGTGTCTGAGGTGGGGAGGAGATGTGCGGCCACCCCCGGGGCAAGAGTAGTGGCCCACTGCTGTGTGACTGGAGAAGACACCATCACAGG GCTTGATCTCCATAATTGCTCCATCTCCCATCTGGACTCCGCCCTCAATCTGACGGCTGCTCTGACTGCCAT TGACCTCTCCGAGAATCCTCTGCTGGATCTTCCTCAGGACATGTTTCTGGGTCTTACAGGTCTGGAGTACAT AGCCCTGCCCCCCAATATCAGCTGTCCTGGGGGTGATGGGGTGTGGAGGAGTGTACACAATATTTCTGGCGTCCATATCTGCCAGGACCAGAAGGATGGGTGTAACAGCACCGGAGAGCCGG CCTCGCTGTGTCCGGAGAATTCTTTCTGCGCCCCCGCCGGCCCGGGCTATACGCAGTGTCTGTGCGCTCCGGGGTTCAGCGGATACAAGTGCCTGAGAGAG GGCTCTTTCCCTACACTCATGTTCTTCGGTATCTTGGCCTCAGTCACACTCAGTCTGTCCATCCTGCTGTGGTGCACGCAACGTAAGAAGGTGAAGAATCAGTAA
- the LOC142198369 gene encoding sterile alpha motif domain-containing protein 12-like: protein MAALNKNFMSQESDEEIWEKPVSDWSVQDVCSWLQYGPLQNTAGLVQAAYSHHISGRALLRLTDSLLQRMGIDQENLRQSILVEVLELKLQQEVQQLLLIAECTAEQK, encoded by the exons ATGGCTGCGCTCAACAAG AACTTTATGTCACAGGAGTCAGATGAGGAGATCTGGGAGAAACCAGTGAGTGACTGGTCAGTACAAGACGTCTGCTCCTGGCTGCAGTATGGACCCTTACAGAACACGGCCGGCCTGGTACAAGCAGCCTACTCCCACCACATCTCAG GGCGGGCCCTGCTGAGGTTGACGGACAGTTTACTGCAGAGGATGGGAATTGACCAAGAGAATTTACGCCAGTCAATTCTTGTAGAGGTTTTAGAGCTGAAGCTACAGCAGGAAGTCCAACAACTGCTGCTCATCGCGGAGTGTACAGCTGAGCAAAAATGA